One Campylobacter sp. MIT 99-7217 genomic window, TCTTTAAAAAAGGAAAATAAATACTCATAATTTTTCAAAAAGGCAAAAAAATTGCTTGGGATCTTAAGCACTTCCTCGCTTTTTTTACACTGCTTGCATGCTTTTTGCATTAAAAGCAAACGCTCATACTCGCTTGCCTTAAATTTATCACTAAGCAAAAGGCTTGCAAAAAAATCCCTCACGCTAAAAGCCTTATCAAGCAAGGCATCCTTATTTTTTTGTTCCTCATAAAAGGCTTTTAATGCCCTATTTGTAGTAAAAACAAAGGCTTTCATGGTAGTATGAGTTCGAAATTTTTAAAGCCGATTATTTGCTCATTTTGTGCTTTTATTTTTACTTGATACCTACCCTTGTTTAAGCCACTTAAATCAAGATTTATAAGTCTGGTGTTTGATTTTGTATCGGAAAGTAAGGCAGAACTTGCATTTTGTTCTTCAAAAAACTCAAAAAATTTATCCTCTTTGCTTGTATGTGGGCGTGTGAGCTTAACCGTGATATTAAGATCTTTAGCCTTAAACCTTTGCTTATCTTGTTCTACAATAAGAATTTGTAAGCGTTCATTTTCTACCACATAGGCTTCTTGTTTTCTTTTTTTATTAACAAGTTCTTTTTTAAGCTCATCTTTCAACAAAATAGCAAAATTTTCATCAAAGATTTTTTGTTTTTCTTCGATCTGGCTAAAATTATCCTTAACGCTTTGATACTTTTCAAAATAAAAATCATCTTCATGCACGGGATAATCACTCGCGAAAATAATAGTCGCTATACAAGCTAAAACTATAGCAAAAAGAGAAAGCAAAATGCCATAAGGCCAAAAAGTCTTTTTTTTACTCATCGTATCCTTTTCCTTTTCATACGACCTTGAACAAAATACAAAACAGCGATCAAAATAAAGCCGTAAAATATAATCCGAAGTATATTTAAAGTGTCTCTGTTTGCATTACCTACCGAGCTTTCAAGCTTTACATTAAAATAAGCTGCTACTTGATCGATAATATCGGCATAGCCATTTAAAATAGAGGCATTGTAAATATCCTTACCCTTTGTAGAAGCCAAGATAGGAACAATAGAGCGATTTAAAACCTCATTTTTATCAAAAAATACTGAAGCTTCTTTACTTGAGATAATATCCACCTTTCTAGAACTTTTTGAAAGAGCAAGCAAGATATAAGGGGAATTTAGTTTATTTTCTATCTGCAAAAGTGCTTCAAGGCTTGTGTCATCTCCTATGGCTACAGCTACAAAAACTCCTGTTTTATCATATAACTCCTCGCCCATACTTTGCAATTTTTCAACAACCTTTAAATTTAGGGTTTCTTTTTCATTGACAAGCACATGATCTAAGGAAAAAACAAAACTTGGAAAAAATAACAAGGCGGCTAAAAAACCGCCTTTAAAGAATTTACTCATCCTATTTGAAGATGATTTGCTGTCAAAACAGCCCAAGCAGTAATAGCAGCAGAAAGTATCAAACCCGCAATAATCAAAATTTCTAAGCTTTTAGTCATTTGATATCCTTTATGATAATGTGTTGTTCCCTTGTAGAACCAAATTGTTTGATTTCATTTGCTTTTTCAAGACTATAAGGCTTTTGCATAACATTTTGCTGAGTTTTAACGCCCCAAATGCTTAGTCCCACCAAAATCGCAAGCAAAAGAACAACAGCGATCAAAAAGCCCGCAATCCCATCTAAACCAAAAACACATCTATTTGTATTTTCCATTATTCACCCCTTGAAAGAGAAATCACATATTCGCTTACAGCTTGCTTTTGGATTTCATTTAAGATACTTGAGCTAAAGGCTGGCATAGTTCCTATATGACCTGCTTTACCGCGGTTAAGCACTTCCTCAACAAAAGCTGGCGAACCATACTTAGTAAGATCAGGAGCCATAACCTCACCACCGATCACACCTGTGCCATCTTCGCCATGACAAGTTACACAAGTTGCAAAAACTTCTTTACCGCGTTCAACCAAATTTTCATTTTTTGTTTTCTTGATAGCTGAAACCTCTTTTGCCACATAAGCAACAACTGCTGGAATATCTTCTTGAGCTATACCAAGTTCAGCTGCTGGAGTCATTTCTCCCATGAGATAGTTCATACCCTTAGAACCCTTAGTAACCACATCTAAAAGCCCTTCTTCGCTACCCCAAATATTAAGATCTTGAGCCTTGCCATTGATACCATCAGCAGTAATGCCATGACAAGATGAGCATTGAACCAAAAATAAATTTTGTCCCATAGCAATCTTATCATCAGCTGAAAGATTTTTAAATTTTTCTCCAAAATTGGCGTTATGTGCAGCAACTTCATTATTGTACTCGCCAATTTGTGAATATGAATTTAAAGGATAGCCCCATAAAAAATACCAAATCGCCCACACAAGTGTTAAAACAAACACTACAGCCCAACCGGTTGGGATATGATTTTTAAGCTCGCCAATCCCGTCCCAAGTATGCTCACTAAGCTCTGCATTTTCTTTTTTTACCTTCATTTGCTGGAACATTCTAGCCACAACAACCAAAGTAATCAAAATAATAAGAGCAGCACCTATCAAAGACAATAAATTAACATTATCTTGTAAATTTAACCATTGCATTAAGCACTCCTTTTTTCTTCTAAAACTTTATCGCTAAGTTCATCATCTAGGGCAAGTTTAGCGTATTTTTCATAATTTTTATCGCCCTTTTTTTCAGCCCTATAAAGATGAAACCAATAAGCATATAAAACCACCACCATAAAAAACATCAAAAAGAAAAAGCCATAAGCTTGGAAAACTTCCCATCTTTCTTTATCGATATCGCTTAAATTTAAGGTAATGATATCAAGCAAAACATTAAAAAAAATTTTAATATTCTCCATAAATCCTACTTCAAGCTATTTAAATAAGCGATCAAAGCGACGATTTCTTTAATCTCGCCCCTTTCAAACGCAGCCTTAACTTCAGGATCTTTCATCTGTGCAACTATGGCTTCAGCTTGGGCTTTTACTTCAGCTTGAGCTTCTTCCCAAGTACCAAGTTTTGTTTGTCCTTCAACATCGTAAGGCACATTAAAAACTTCCTTTTGAGTAAGTGCTGATGCATAAGCTGTTTCTATATCAGCCATCTTTTTAAACATATGCTTATAAGCTGGCATGATAGAAGTTGGAACTACTGAAGTTGGATCAAACATGTGATTTTCATGCCAATCTGTTGTTCTATAGTTTCCAACCCTAGCTAAGTCAGGTCCTGTTCTTTTTGAACCCCACAAAAAAGGTCTATCATAAGCAAATTCCCCACTTACAGAATACATACCATAACGATCTGTTTCTGATTTAAAGGGACGAATAAGCTGAGAATGGCAGGCATTACAGCTTTCATTGATATAAACTTGACGACCAGCAAGTTCTAAAACACTATAAGGCTTTTTACTTTCTAAAGGTCTTGCATTATTTGCAAAACCCGGCAAAACCTCTACTACACCTGCATAGGCAATCACAACAAAAACAGCCACAGCAAAAAAGAATGGATTTTTTTCTAACCAACTAAACATTTTCTCTCCTTTTTACGCTGCCATAGGCGAAGCACTTGTTGGTTCTTTTTCAAGCGCTCTTCCTGAGAATATTGATTTATAAACATTGTAAGTAAACATGAAAAATCCTACAAGATATAAAAGCCCACCAACTGCTCTAATCCAATAATAAGGAATAATAGCATCCACAGTATCAATGAAAGTATAAAGCAAGTTACCATAATCATCAGTAGCTCTCCACATCATACCCTGAGTAATACCAGCTATCCACATTGAAGCAAAATAAAGCACTATACCTGTAGTTTGTATCCAAAACTGAGCTTCCATTAAAGATTTGCTGTAAAGTTCTTTTTTAAACATTCTAGGAGTCATATGATAAAGTGCTGCCATAGTCATAAAGCCAACCCAGCCAAGTGTTCCATCATGAACATGCCCCGGAATCCAATCTGTAAAATGAGCAAGAGCATTTACTGATTTGATAGAAAGAATTGGTCCTTCAAGAGTTGAGAACATATAAAAAGTTGAAGCTAAGATCATAAATTTAATCAACGGACTTTCTCTAAGTTGTTCCCATTCGCCTTTCATTGTAAGCAAAATGTTGATTGCTGAACCCCAAGAAGGTAAGATCAAGACAATAGAAAAAATCGAACCCATAGTTTGCATCCAATCAGGAACAGTAGAATAAATCAAATGGTGTCCGCCAGCCCACAAATAAACGAACATTAAGCCCCAAAATGCAAATAATGAAAGCTTATAAGAAAAGATCGGCTGTCCGCTTTCTTTTGGTAGGAAATAATAAATTTGAGCGATAATTCCCACGGTGAAAACAAAGGCAACAGCGTTGTGTCCATACCACCACTGAACGAGGGCATCATTTGTTCCAGCATACATAGAAATACTATGCCACCAATTTCCCATTCCACCACTTACAAAATAAGTAGGAACTTCCATATTGTTGAAAAGATAAAGCATAGCAATACCAAGAAAAGTAGCGATATAATACCATATAGAAATATAAAGCGTCTTCTCACGGCGAATACCAATAAGCCCAAAAATACTCACACCCCAAAGTACCCAAACAAGAACAACCACAATATCAAGTGGCCACTCAAGCTCTGCATATTCTTTTGAGGTTGAAATTCCTGCAAAAAGCGTAATCACAGCAACAACCATTAAAATCATATAAAGCCAAAAATGAAGCTTACCGATAAACATTAAAAATGGCGATTCTGCCATGCTTACCTTAAGAACGCGTTGTCCTATATAATACCAAGTTGCCCAAATTCCAGAGAGCATAAAACCAAAAATCACGCCTGAAGTGTGAAGTGGTCTAAGTCTTGAAAAAGTAGCATACTCACCCGCTAAATAATTTAAGTCCGGATACGCAAGTTGAAAGGCAATGAGCGTGCCTATAGCCATGCCCACTATACCAAACAAAATTGTAGAAAACATAAAATATTTAGCAACCGTATAATCGTAATTGATTGAATTACATGGGTGCATAAGTTCTCCTTAAAAATTTTTTAGTTTAGTGCAGTATTATAAAATAAAAAAAATATATTTTTTCTTAAATTTACAAAATAAAAGCTTTGCATTCAGCGATAATTTACTTTTTTATGCTTTAAGGATAAAACTTATCTAAAATATTTTTGGCTTTAATTATTCAATTTGTGAGCAAAAAACCCTTAAAACTAAGATATAAACCATAAAAGATGATGATAAGATCAGCCAAAAATGTATAAATTTTTTGCAAGTTTTGATGAAGAAAGGTAAAAAATTTACTCAAAAACAAAAGGGCTGGTAGGGTTGAAAGTCCAAAAACAAGCATGATCAAAGCCGCTTCAAATGCATTTGTTCTACTCATCGCAAAGGCTAAGAAAAAATACACTAGCCCACAAGGCATAAAAGCATTAGCAAAGCCCAAAATACAAGCTGATTTAAGACCCTTAAGCGTAAATTTAGATAAAATCTTTCTTTGAATTTGAGAAAAAAAAGAAAGCTCTTCGATAAATTTTAAAAGCTTTCCTCTAAAAATAAGCGCAAAACCTAAAATAATCATAAAAATGCCAAGCATAAAAAACAAAATTCCCTGAGCAAATGAAGAAAATTTAAAACCAAGACTAAAAAGGCTAAATAAAACTCCCAAAAGAACATAGCCAAATATCCTAAAAATATGATATACAAGGCTCAGTAAAAAAGGAAATTTAAAACTAGCATTAAGTTTTAAAAAGGCTAAATTTAAACCTCCGCACATTGCATAACAATGAGAAAAGCTGTTTAAAAAAGCTACACTAATGAGGGTTAAAAAGTCTATATGGCTCACATTAAATTCATAAATTCTTTAAAAATATACTTACTTTCATGCGGACCGCTTGAGCTTTCTGGGTGGTGTTGCACAGAAATTATAGGATAGTTTTTATAGCGAACGCCCTCGACATTGTCGCCAAAAAGGTTGCGATGCGTTATGATCGCCACTTCGCAAAGCTCTTCAGGGACATTGTAGTTATGATTTTGTGCGGTGATTTCTACGATTTTATTTTCAAGATTGATCACTGGGTGATTTGCACCATGTTGTCCAAATTTCATCTTGTAAGTTTCATAGCCAAAAGCATTGCTTAAAAGCTGGTGTCCTAGACAAATTCCAAGTATAGGAATTTTTGCTTCGGCTAGTTTTTTAATCTGCATAATTTCATTTTTTAAAATTTTAGGCTCGCCCGGTCCATTTGAAAGAAAAACGCCGTGAATTTTACCCTCTTTAAAAAGCTTTATCAGCTCCTCTGCCTTGATATCAAAGGGAAAAACCTCTACCTCAAAGCCCACTTCAACAAGCTCGTTGAGTATATTTTTTTTCACTCCATAATCAATCACCGCAAGCTTTTTCACGCCCTTTTTAGCCTCATTATAGCCTTGCTTTGCATTGTTCCAAACGCCTTGTTTGTGAGTATATGGCTTTTTTGTTGAAACCTCGGCAACAAAGTTGTAATTATCCATTTTAGGAGCTTTGCTTAGAGCTTCTTTTAATTCTTCTTTGCTAGAAAGCTCAGTGGAAACGATAGCTCTTAAATTCCCCTCATTTCTTATGAGCTTGACCAAAAAACGCGTATTGACATCGCAAATTCCTATTTTACCATGCTTTTTAAGATACTCATCAAGTGAGTTTTTTGCCCTGAAATTTGAAAAATTATGATTTAAATTTCTTATGATGATCCCGCTTGCAAAAACCTCGTTGCTTTCATTATCATCATCGTTTGTCCCTACTATGCCAATTTCTGGCATGGAAAATACGATAAACTGACCCGCATAGCTTGGATCAGAGATGATTTCTTGATAGCCGGTAAGTGAGGTATTAAAAACAAGTTCGCCTGTGAAAGTTCCGCTTTTCCCAAAGGCTGTAGCGGTAAAAAAAATGTCATTTTCAATATAAACATAAGCTTTCATAAAATCCCTTTTTTCTTAAGCTCTTCTTGGTAAAGCTTTTCAAACACAAGTTCGTATTCGCTAGATCCGGGAACTAATTTTCTTTTATAATTAGAAATTTTTGAACTCACTATATCTTCTAACTCTTCATAACTTTTAAGATAGGCTTCTATGGATTGAAAGATCAAATTTCTTACTCTATTTTCAGACACATCAAAATTGATAAAATCATTGTCTATAAGCTCGTTTAGAATTTGATGAGATATGTTGTTGTGCCTATCTTCGGTGTTTAAAATCACGCCAAATTCAGGAGCAAGCTTTTTTTTGACAAGCCAAAACATATTTTTTCTATCCACTTGCATAAAACTGATCTCATCTTCTTGCTCTTCTAAAAGCTCCTTTGCACGCTCATCAAGTCTTTTTTCATTTGCAAGATCTGATTCTAAGATCTCTTTAACGCTTTTATTTAATTTTTCTAAATCATCTTTAATTTGAATAAAACTTGAATTTGCCAAATCTAAAATAATTTTATTAGTGATATAAGGAACATGTTCTAATCTAATACGCATATGAGCCTTTCAAAAAATAATTAATGACAAAATCATAACTTAAAAAAGGTTAAAAAAGGTTAAAAAAACATACAAATATCTCCGTATTTTTTAAGACATATTTTATATGCTTAATTATAATTTATCTTAGTTGATAATTTATATTAACTAATAATTTATTTAAAGAAAATTTAAGTAAAAAGGGGGTATTATTTAAATTCTATTAAACTTTTATTTATAAAGGAGTTCATATGAAGAAAAAAACTTTGCTAACCCTTTCTTCATTGCTAGTTGCTTCAAGCTTAAATTTGCAAGCCAATTTAATCGATGATGCCAAAAGTTCAGGCTTAGTTCCTCTTCCAAAAGATCAAGCAGGAGTAGACGCTATCTTAAAAGAAAATAAGGTAAAAGCAAGTGCGTTTAGTGTCGAAAAAGCTGAGCTTGGAAAAAAACTTTATTTTGAGCCTCGTCTTTCAAAAAGTGGTATTATAAGCTGTAATACCTGTCATAACCTAGGACTTGGTGGTACTGATGGTGTCGCTGCTGCTGTGGGACATAAATGGACCGAAAATCCCCATCATCTAAATTCTCCAACAGTTTATAACTCAGTTTTAAACACAACCCAGTTTTGGGACGGACGTGCAGGCACTCTAGCTGATCAAGCAAAGGGACCTATAGAAGCAGAACCTGAAATGGCAACTCCTGCAAAGCTAGCCGTTGCAAAAATTTCCTCCTTACCTGAGTATGTGGCCGAATTTAAAAAAATATATGGCAAAAAGGGTGTAACTTTTGATAATATTGCTGATGCGATTGCAAATTTTGAAAGAACGCTCATCACTCCTTCAAGATTTGATGACTTTTTAAATGGCGATGAAAAAGCTTTAAATAAAGAAGAACAAGCAGGACTTAGACTCTTTATCGATAAAGGCTGTACCGCCTGTCATAATGGAGTCAATTTAGGTGGCTCTATGCAAGCTTTTGAAGTAGCTGGCAAGTATAAATTTGCAAATATAGGGGACTTTAAAGGCGATGCTAATG contains:
- the carA gene encoding glutamine-hydrolyzing carbamoyl-phosphate synthase small subunit; translation: MKAYVYIENDIFFTATAFGKSGTFTGELVFNTSLTGYQEIISDPSYAGQFIVFSMPEIGIVGTNDDDNESNEVFASGIIIRNLNHNFSNFRAKNSLDEYLKKHGKIGICDVNTRFLVKLIRNEGNLRAIVSTELSSKEELKEALSKAPKMDNYNFVAEVSTKKPYTHKQGVWNNAKQGYNEAKKGVKKLAVIDYGVKKNILNELVEVGFEVEVFPFDIKAEELIKLFKEGKIHGVFLSNGPGEPKILKNEIMQIKKLAEAKIPILGICLGHQLLSNAFGYETYKMKFGQHGANHPVINLENKIVEITAQNHNYNVPEELCEVAIITHRNLFGDNVEGVRYKNYPIISVQHHPESSSGPHESKYIFKEFMNLM
- the ccoO gene encoding cytochrome-c oxidase, cbb3-type subunit II, which translates into the protein MFSWLEKNPFFFAVAVFVVIAYAGVVEVLPGFANNARPLESKKPYSVLELAGRQVYINESCNACHSQLIRPFKSETDRYGMYSVSGEFAYDRPFLWGSKRTGPDLARVGNYRTTDWHENHMFDPTSVVPTSIMPAYKHMFKKMADIETAYASALTQKEVFNVPYDVEGQTKLGTWEEAQAEVKAQAEAIVAQMKDPEVKAAFERGEIKEIVALIAYLNSLK
- a CDS encoding DUF4006 family protein, whose protein sequence is MENTNRCVFGLDGIAGFLIAVVLLLAILVGLSIWGVKTQQNVMQKPYSLEKANEIKQFGSTREQHIIIKDIK
- a CDS encoding cytochrome c oxidase, cbb3-type, CcoQ subunit, translated to MENIKIFFNVLLDIITLNLSDIDKERWEVFQAYGFFFLMFFMVVVLYAYWFHLYRAEKKGDKNYEKYAKLALDDELSDKVLEEKRSA
- the ccoN gene encoding cytochrome-c oxidase, cbb3-type subunit I; the protein is MHPCNSINYDYTVAKYFMFSTILFGIVGMAIGTLIAFQLAYPDLNYLAGEYATFSRLRPLHTSGVIFGFMLSGIWATWYYIGQRVLKVSMAESPFLMFIGKLHFWLYMILMVVAVITLFAGISTSKEYAELEWPLDIVVVLVWVLWGVSIFGLIGIRREKTLYISIWYYIATFLGIAMLYLFNNMEVPTYFVSGGMGNWWHSISMYAGTNDALVQWWYGHNAVAFVFTVGIIAQIYYFLPKESGQPIFSYKLSLFAFWGLMFVYLWAGGHHLIYSTVPDWMQTMGSIFSIVLILPSWGSAINILLTMKGEWEQLRESPLIKFMILASTFYMFSTLEGPILSIKSVNALAHFTDWIPGHVHDGTLGWVGFMTMAALYHMTPRMFKKELYSKSLMEAQFWIQTTGIVLYFASMWIAGITQGMMWRATDDYGNLLYTFIDTVDAIIPYYWIRAVGGLLYLVGFFMFTYNVYKSIFSGRALEKEPTSASPMAA
- a CDS encoding cytochrome-c peroxidase — encoded protein: MKKKTLLTLSSLLVASSLNLQANLIDDAKSSGLVPLPKDQAGVDAILKENKVKASAFSVEKAELGKKLYFEPRLSKSGIISCNTCHNLGLGGTDGVAAAVGHKWTENPHHLNSPTVYNSVLNTTQFWDGRAGTLADQAKGPIEAEPEMATPAKLAVAKISSLPEYVAEFKKIYGKKGVTFDNIADAIANFERTLITPSRFDDFLNGDEKALNKEEQAGLRLFIDKGCTACHNGVNLGGSMQAFEVAGKYKFANIGDFKGDANGMVKTPTLRNVAETAPYFHNGAIWSLKDAIKEMGSVQLGISISEKEAKSIEKFLLSLTGEKPAITYPQLPISTEKTPKPEL
- a CDS encoding sulfite exporter TauE/SafE family protein, whose protein sequence is MSHIDFLTLISVAFLNSFSHCYAMCGGLNLAFLKLNASFKFPFLLSLVYHIFRIFGYVLLGVLFSLFSLGFKFSSFAQGILFFMLGIFMIILGFALIFRGKLLKFIEELSFFSQIQRKILSKFTLKGLKSACILGFANAFMPCGLVYFFLAFAMSRTNAFEAALIMLVFGLSTLPALLFLSKFFTFLHQNLQKIYTFLADLIIIFYGLYLSFKGFLLTN
- a CDS encoding DUF507 family protein, which translates into the protein MRIRLEHVPYITNKIILDLANSSFIQIKDDLEKLNKSVKEILESDLANEKRLDERAKELLEEQEDEISFMQVDRKNMFWLVKKKLAPEFGVILNTEDRHNNISHQILNELIDNDFINFDVSENRVRNLIFQSIEAYLKSYEELEDIVSSKISNYKRKLVPGSSEYELVFEKLYQEELKKKGIL
- a CDS encoding cbb3-type cytochrome c oxidase N-terminal domain-containing protein; protein product: MQWLNLQDNVNLLSLIGAALIILITLVVVARMFQQMKVKKENAELSEHTWDGIGELKNHIPTGWAVVFVLTLVWAIWYFLWGYPLNSYSQIGEYNNEVAAHNANFGEKFKNLSADDKIAMGQNLFLVQCSSCHGITADGINGKAQDLNIWGSEEGLLDVVTKGSKGMNYLMGEMTPAAELGIAQEDIPAVVAYVAKEVSAIKKTKNENLVERGKEVFATCVTCHGEDGTGVIGGEVMAPDLTKYGSPAFVEEVLNRGKAGHIGTMPAFSSSILNEIQKQAVSEYVISLSRGE